The window CCCAGGCGATTTTCAGCACGAGATAAGAACCCAAAGAGACGCTAGATGGTTTCATCAATTTCTCATGAATTATTTCAATCATCAAACATTTTCAGGTGTAAGTGCCGTGTCGGTGTTCACGTGGCTCCTATATTAGCGGGCGAATGGGACATGGACATCATCATCACCACCATCATCATGAGACCGGGAATCTGAAAGTTGCCTTCTTTCTAAACCTGGGTTTCACGATTATTGAGATCATTGGTGGTTTAATGACCAATAGTCTCGCCATTCTTTCCGATGCGCTGCACGATCTTGGCGACAGTCTAAGTCTGGGACTTTCGTGGTACTTTCAGGAGCTTTCGAACAAAGGCAGCACCAGGAAGTTTTCATATGGCTTCGCACGATTCTCCATCCTTGGGGCCATCATCAACTCGATCGTTTTGGTAGTCGGGTCCATCTTTATCCTTATCAAAGCCATCCCTGAGCTCTGGGGCCCTGAACCCGTCAATGCACAGGGAATGATGTTGCTTTCCATTCTTGGCATTCTTGTCAATGGAGCGGCTGTACTCCGGCTAAAAAACGGTGACTCCATGAATGAGCGGGTAGTTTCACTTCATCTACTGGAGGATGTACTAGGCTGGACAGCCGTATTGATTGGTAGCATTGTAATGATCTTCGTAGATGCCCTATGGATTGATCCGTTCTTATCGATCCTGATTTCTGCCTACATCCTTTTCAATGTTTACCGTAACCTGAAAGAGAGTTTGGTGATCGTCCTGCAGGGAGCTCCACAAGACATTTCTATTGAAAACATTCATAAACGACTCGGAGAAATCTCAGAAGTATGCGACGTTCATGATTGCCATGTATGGTCAATGGACGGAGAATACCATATTTTGACTGTGCACCTGCAAATTAAGGAGGACTATCGGCTTTCAGAATTGCAACCCCTCAAGAAACAGATCCAGGAAAAACTAGCCCATGAATCCATCGATCATGTCACCGTCGAGTTTGAGAATGAAGGGGAAGATTGCCTCAATAAGAATTGTACGGAGTAATTATTAGTCACTTAATGAATAATAGAAGGAGCTTTCTCATTGAGATTATCACTAAAGCCCAAATAAAACAATTATGCATCACTGTTCCTCGCGGATATGATACATAATCATTTTACGATTG of the Cytophagales bacterium genome contains:
- a CDS encoding cation diffusion facilitator family transporter, coding for MGHGHHHHHHHHETGNLKVAFFLNLGFTIIEIIGGLMTNSLAILSDALHDLGDSLSLGLSWYFQELSNKGSTRKFSYGFARFSILGAIINSIVLVVGSIFILIKAIPELWGPEPVNAQGMMLLSILGILVNGAAVLRLKNGDSMNERVVSLHLLEDVLGWTAVLIGSIVMIFVDALWIDPFLSILISAYILFNVYRNLKESLVIVLQGAPQDISIENIHKRLGEISEVCDVHDCHVWSMDGEYHILTVHLQIKEDYRLSELQPLKKQIQEKLAHESIDHVTVEFENEGEDCLNKNCTE